The following are encoded together in the Robertmurraya sp. FSL R5-0851 genome:
- a CDS encoding phosphocarrier protein HPr: protein MAEKQFKIIAETGIHARPATLLVQAASKFDADINLEYKGKKVNLKSIMGVMSLGVGQGADITISAVGGDEQEALASLEETLKKEGLA, encoded by the coding sequence ATGGCAGAAAAACAATTTAAAATTATAGCTGAAACAGGAATTCACGCTCGTCCTGCAACATTATTAGTACAAGCAGCTAGCAAGTTCGATGCTGATATTAACCTTGAGTACAAAGGGAAAAAAGTAAACCTTAAGTCAATCATGGGTGTTATGTCTCTAGGAGTTGGACAAGGAGCTGACATTACTATTTCTGCAGTAGGTGGAGATGAGCAAGAAGCACTAGCTAGTCTTGAAGAAACTTTGAAAAAAGAAGGTTTAGCATAA
- the ptsP gene encoding phosphoenolpyruvate--protein phosphotransferase encodes MNFLNGIAASSGIAIAKAYRLVEPDLTFTKKSIDNDTVEIDRFRAALDQSKVELEGIRDKAKVELGADKAAIFEAHLLVLSDPELVSPIEDKIKTDKVNAEFALKETADMFVAMFESMDNEYMKERAADIRDVTKRVLSHLLGVQLVNPSMISEEVIIVAEDLTPSDTAQLNRQFVKGFTTDIGGRTSHSAIMARSMEIPAVVGTKTATEEIQNGDLVIVDGLNGQVYINPTAEEVERFKSEHAAFEAQKAEWAKLVNEQTVTSDGHHVELAANIGTPKDLKGVINNGGEGVGLYRTEFLYMGRDQLPTEEEQFESYKAVLEGMDGKPVVVRTLDIGGDKELPYLNLPKEMNPFLGFRAIRLCLEEQDMFRTQLRALLRASVYGNLKIMFPMIATLSEFRQGKAILEEERQKLQAEGVAVSEKIELGIMVEIPSTAVIADQFAKEVDFFSIGTNDLIQYTMAADRMNERVSYLYQPYNPAILRLVKMVIDAAHKEGKWAGMCGEMAGDEQAIPVLLGLGLDEFSMSATSILKARSQIRNLSKSDMETLASEVLQMSTTEEVLEAVAKATQR; translated from the coding sequence ATGAACTTTTTAAATGGAATTGCTGCATCTAGCGGAATAGCAATCGCAAAAGCATACCGTTTGGTAGAACCTGATTTAACCTTTACAAAAAAGTCAATCGACAACGATACAGTTGAAATTGATCGTTTCCGTGCGGCACTTGATCAATCAAAGGTTGAACTTGAAGGTATTAGAGACAAGGCAAAAGTAGAATTAGGTGCTGATAAGGCAGCTATTTTTGAAGCGCATTTGCTCGTACTAAGTGATCCAGAGCTTGTTTCTCCAATTGAAGATAAAATTAAAACAGATAAAGTAAATGCTGAATTTGCTTTAAAAGAAACAGCGGATATGTTTGTAGCGATGTTTGAGTCAATGGACAATGAATACATGAAGGAAAGAGCTGCTGATATTCGCGACGTAACAAAGCGCGTTCTTTCTCATTTACTAGGTGTACAACTTGTTAACCCTAGTATGATTTCAGAAGAAGTTATTATCGTTGCTGAAGATCTTACACCATCAGATACTGCACAGCTAAACCGTCAATTTGTGAAAGGCTTTACAACTGACATCGGAGGTAGAACTTCTCACTCTGCAATTATGGCCCGCTCTATGGAAATTCCTGCAGTTGTAGGTACTAAAACTGCAACAGAAGAAATCCAAAACGGCGATCTTGTAATTGTAGATGGATTAAATGGACAAGTCTATATTAATCCGACTGCTGAGGAAGTTGAACGTTTCAAGTCTGAGCACGCTGCTTTTGAAGCACAAAAAGCTGAGTGGGCAAAGCTTGTTAACGAGCAAACGGTTACTTCTGATGGTCACCATGTGGAGCTTGCTGCAAATATTGGAACACCTAAAGATCTTAAAGGTGTTATTAACAATGGTGGCGAAGGTGTGGGACTTTACCGTACTGAATTCCTTTACATGGGTCGTGACCAACTTCCAACTGAAGAAGAGCAGTTTGAATCGTACAAAGCTGTTCTAGAAGGAATGGATGGAAAGCCAGTTGTTGTTCGTACATTAGACATTGGTGGAGACAAAGAGCTTCCTTACTTAAACTTACCGAAGGAAATGAATCCATTCTTAGGATTCCGTGCGATCCGTTTATGTCTTGAAGAGCAAGACATGTTCCGTACGCAACTTCGCGCACTTCTTCGTGCAAGTGTATATGGAAACCTAAAAATTATGTTCCCAATGATTGCAACACTTTCTGAATTCCGTCAAGGAAAAGCCATTCTTGAAGAAGAACGTCAAAAGCTTCAAGCTGAAGGAGTAGCTGTTTCTGAGAAAATTGAACTTGGAATCATGGTAGAAATCCCTTCTACTGCTGTTATTGCAGATCAATTTGCTAAGGAAGTTGATTTCTTCAGTATTGGAACAAATGACTTAATTCAATACACAATGGCTGCAGACCGTATGAACGAGAGAGTATCTTACTTGTATCAGCCATACAATCCAGCTATTTTACGCTTAGTAAAAATGGTTATTGACGCTGCACACAAAGAAGGCAAGTGGGCTGGAATGTGTGGAGAAATGGCGGGCGACGAGCAAGCGATCCCTGTTCTTCTCGGCTTAGGTTTAGATGAGTTCTCTATGAGTGCAACATCTATCCTAAAAGCACGTTCTCAAATCCGTAACCTGTCAAAATCAGATATGGAAACATTAGCTTCAGAAGTGCTTCAAATGAGCACGACGGAAGAAGTGTTAGAAGCAGTAGCGAAAGCAACTCAACGCTAA
- a CDS encoding aminotransferase A — MEHLINSKVKNIEISGIRKFFNMVAGTKDMISLTLGQPDFPTPEHVKEAGKKAIDENFTTYTHNAGYIELRTAAAQFVQTKYDLSYNPNDEIIITSGASEAIDITFRTILEEGVEVILPGPVYPGYEPIIKLCGARPVYADTRENNFRMTADIINNYITDKTRCIVLPYPSNPTGVSLTKEELSAIAELLKDKEIFVLADEIYSELVFDHKHFSIGTILKEKTIVINGLSKSHSMTGWRIGMLFAPSSITEHILKVHQYNVSCASSVSQMAALEALTAGINDAVEMKQSYMERREYVFERLTTMDLSVVKPDGAFYFFVKLPEPFTNSFDFALQLVRERGVAVVPGSAFSPLGEGYIRISFAYSMDVLTEALNRLEAFLKDHQS, encoded by the coding sequence TTGGAACATTTGATTAATTCAAAAGTAAAAAACATTGAAATATCAGGAATTCGTAAGTTTTTTAATATGGTTGCAGGTACAAAGGATATGATTTCGCTTACGCTTGGCCAACCAGACTTCCCAACCCCAGAGCATGTGAAAGAAGCAGGAAAAAAAGCAATTGATGAAAATTTCACTACATATACTCATAATGCTGGATACATAGAACTGCGAACAGCAGCTGCCCAATTTGTTCAAACTAAATACGATTTATCTTACAATCCGAACGATGAAATTATTATTACCTCGGGAGCTAGCGAAGCGATAGATATTACGTTTCGGACCATTTTAGAAGAAGGCGTGGAGGTTATTTTACCAGGACCCGTATATCCTGGCTATGAACCAATTATCAAATTATGCGGAGCTCGGCCTGTATATGCGGATACAAGAGAAAACAACTTTCGAATGACCGCGGACATTATTAATAACTACATAACAGATAAAACTCGTTGTATCGTCTTACCTTATCCGTCTAACCCTACTGGAGTGAGCTTAACTAAGGAAGAATTAAGCGCTATTGCAGAATTACTAAAAGACAAAGAAATCTTTGTATTAGCAGACGAAATCTACAGTGAATTAGTATTTGACCATAAACATTTCTCAATTGGCACGATTTTAAAAGAAAAAACGATCGTTATCAATGGTCTTTCAAAATCACATTCGATGACCGGTTGGAGAATCGGTATGCTTTTTGCTCCTAGTTCTATAACTGAACATATTTTAAAAGTACATCAATATAATGTCTCTTGTGCTTCCTCTGTTTCTCAAATGGCTGCACTAGAGGCACTTACTGCGGGCATAAATGATGCTGTTGAGATGAAACAATCCTATATGGAACGAAGAGAATATGTATTTGAGAGATTAACCACCATGGATTTGTCAGTTGTGAAACCAGATGGAGCCTTTTATTTCTTTGTGAAGCTTCCAGAACCGTTTACCAATTCGTTTGACTTTGCCCTACAATTAGTTCGAGAACGAGGCGTAGCTGTCGTACCCGGAAGCGCATTTTCACCCCTTGGTGAGGGCTATATACGAATCTCATTTGCTTACTCAATGGATGTACTTACTGAGGCATTGAATAGGCTCGAGGCATTTTTAAAGGATCATCAGTCATAA
- a CDS encoding NAD(P)-dependent oxidoreductase: protein MELKANSTIGFIGLGVMGKSMARNLVKAGYEVVAYTRTKEKALDILDDNVVWIESPEAMTKKADIIITMVGYPSDVEQIYLGEKGIVHTARPGSFLIDMTTSTPTLAKKINNESKKKGIYAVDAPVSGGDIGAREGKLSIMVGGDQEVFEALNPIFQVLGSNIVYQGSAGAGQHTKMCNQIAIASNMLGVCEAVVYAEKAGLDPTTVLKSISSGAAGSWSLSNLAPRIIEGDFSPGFYIKHFIKDMTIALSEAEQMGMMTPGLSLAKSLYEKLAEQGEENSGTQALYKNWK from the coding sequence ATGGAACTGAAGGCAAATAGCACAATCGGATTTATTGGTTTAGGTGTCATGGGGAAAAGTATGGCGAGAAATCTAGTAAAAGCAGGTTACGAGGTTGTTGCCTATACCCGTACAAAAGAAAAAGCGCTAGATATTTTAGATGATAATGTAGTTTGGATTGAATCACCAGAAGCTATGACTAAAAAGGCTGATATTATCATAACAATGGTGGGTTATCCATCAGATGTTGAACAAATATATCTCGGAGAAAAAGGAATTGTACATACAGCGAGACCCGGTTCTTTCTTAATAGATATGACGACCTCCACACCTACATTAGCTAAAAAAATAAATAACGAGTCTAAGAAAAAGGGAATCTATGCTGTAGACGCTCCTGTATCAGGTGGAGATATTGGTGCGAGAGAAGGCAAGCTTTCCATAATGGTTGGAGGAGATCAAGAGGTTTTTGAAGCATTAAACCCTATTTTTCAGGTGTTAGGAAGTAATATCGTGTATCAAGGAAGTGCTGGAGCTGGTCAGCATACTAAAATGTGTAATCAGATTGCGATTGCATCTAATATGCTAGGTGTTTGTGAGGCAGTGGTATACGCGGAAAAGGCTGGGCTTGACCCGACAACGGTACTTAAAAGTATTTCATCTGGAGCAGCAGGAAGCTGGTCTCTTTCAAATCTTGCACCAAGAATTATAGAAGGGGATTTTTCTCCAGGGTTTTATATCAAACACTTTATTAAAGATATGACCATTGCATTAAGTGAAGCGGAACAAATGGGAATGATGACTCCTGGTTTATCTCTTGCCAAATCGCTATACGAAAAATTAGCGGAACAAGGCGAGGAAAATAGTGGCACACAGGCTCTATATAAAAACTGGAAATAA